In a single window of the Sesamum indicum cultivar Zhongzhi No. 13 linkage group LG16, S_indicum_v1.0, whole genome shotgun sequence genome:
- the LOC105178737 gene encoding F-box protein SNE — protein MVKVHELVDDEKLEKRAKFCINDNMDVLIEILKRLDDRSLGVAACVCRLWCALTRNDALWEHLCFRHLSPPPEGVRTVVVALGGYRRLYTVCVKPVLSRLGKMRVDGGAATELERRVWTRHEVELSLSLFCVDYYERVLLGGGGGSGGGGGRFGSESGSPPSSLMFLCKAVNV, from the coding sequence atggtGAAAGTTCATGAACTGGTGGAtgatgaaaaattagaaaagaggGCCAAGTTCTGCATCAATGACAACATGGATGTGTTGATTGAAATCCTCAAGCGGCTAGACGACCGCTCCCTCGGCGTCGCCGCCTGCGTCTGCCGCCTCTGGTGCGCCCTGACTCGGAACGACGCCCTGTGGGAGCACCTCTGCTTCCGCCACCTTTCGCCCCCGCCGGAAGGGGTGAGGACGGTGGTGGTGGCTCTGGGAGGGTACCGGAGGCTGTACACCGTGTGCGTGAAGCCGGTGCTGAGTCGGCTGGGCAAAATGAGAGTGGACGGCGGCGCAGCCACGGAGTTGGAGAGGCGGGTTTGGACTCGGCATGAGGTGGAGCTTTCGCTGTCGTTGTTCTGTGTGGATTATTACGAAAGGGTGTTGctcggcggcggcggcggcagTGGAGGCGGCGGCGGGAGATTCGGCAGTGAGTCGGGTTCGCCTCCGTCGTCGCTCATGTTCCTATGCAAAGCTGTGAACGTCTGA